The uncultured Bacteroides sp. genome has a segment encoding these proteins:
- a CDS encoding HlyD family secretion protein, with product MDHKRKKLINNIVIVLVLACGVTWVCSRFVHLGNVEYTDNAQVKQLIVPVNSRVQGFIKKICFEENQYVHKGDTLVLIEDTEFRFRVAQAEADYQNAISGKTVMSSSINTTQNNISVSDAGIQEAKIRLDNAEREYNRYKNLLGQGAVTKQQYDNIKTDYDASKARYELLVREKQSTTLVKQEQTHRLGQNTAGIKLAEAALGLAKLNLSYTVITAPCDGTTGRKNIQEGMLIQPGQALVDLVDENDKWIIANYKETQTANIHDGQVVNVEVDAIPNVVFKGTVESLAQATGASFSLFPQDNSAGNFVKVEQRIPIRIKFSKENSSENLKRLRAGMNVECEVNY from the coding sequence ATGGATCATAAAAGAAAAAAGCTAATCAATAATATTGTTATCGTACTTGTACTTGCTTGCGGGGTTACCTGGGTATGTTCACGATTCGTTCATCTTGGAAATGTAGAGTATACAGATAATGCACAGGTGAAGCAATTGATTGTACCGGTAAACTCACGTGTTCAAGGGTTTATTAAGAAAATTTGCTTCGAAGAAAATCAATACGTTCATAAAGGCGATACTTTGGTTTTAATTGAAGATACTGAATTTCGTTTCAGAGTAGCACAGGCTGAGGCTGATTATCAAAATGCTATATCTGGTAAAACAGTCATGTCTTCAAGCATTAACACTACACAAAACAATATCTCTGTATCAGATGCAGGTATTCAGGAAGCTAAAATCCGTTTGGATAATGCCGAACGTGAATATAATCGTTATAAGAATTTGTTGGGACAAGGAGCAGTTACCAAACAGCAGTATGATAATATCAAAACAGATTACGACGCTTCAAAAGCACGATATGAATTGTTAGTTCGTGAAAAGCAATCTACAACTTTGGTTAAACAGGAGCAAACACATCGGTTAGGTCAAAACACTGCAGGAATCAAACTTGCCGAAGCAGCATTGGGACTGGCAAAACTAAACCTTTCCTATACAGTTATCACAGCTCCATGTGACGGAACAACCGGACGAAAGAATATACAGGAAGGAATGTTGATTCAGCCGGGACAAGCTTTGGTTGATTTGGTTGATGAAAACGACAAGTGGATTATTGCTAATTACAAAGAGACTCAAACCGCAAATATACACGATGGTCAAGTGGTGAATGTGGAAGTTGATGCAATTCCGAATGTCGTTTTTAAAGGTACAGTGGAATCTCTTGCGCAAGCTACAGGAGCAAGTTTCTCTCTATTCCCACAAGATAATTCAGCAGGTAACTTTGTGAAAGTAGAACAGAGGATACCTATACGCATTAAATTTTCAAAAGAAAACAGCTCTGAGAATTTGAAGCGTCTTCGTGCGGGGATGAATGTGGAATGTGAAGTAAACTATTAA
- a CDS encoding SusC/RagA family TonB-linked outer membrane protein — MKIKILLSFCLLFFTGTLLYSQVTVKGVVRDKSGEALPGVSVKVLNKAATGTVTGMDGQYSIDVSPKGTLEFSFIGFSSQKVAVNGKTIIDVTMSDQSTELDEVVVTAVGIKQQKKKLGYTTQQINAKTIEESSSINLGNALTGQVAGLTVTNPTGLFQAPAFTLRGKTPLIVVDGIPIESDLFDVPNEDVENINVLKGTSASALYGSRGKNGAILITTKKAKKEGLEVTANVSSMISAGFTVFPETQHQYGSGSEGKYEFWDGADGGISDGDMTWGPKYTPGLLVKQWNSPIRNKQTGETIPWWGNVAGSIYDNRALYERVPIAFEPHDNLKEFLRTGIVTKTNFSLAYKGKRSNTYFSGNYANQRGQVPNTSVQTGGLTFNNEYNVTDNVKFNVNMSYNKVYSPNYPRYGYGPKNHIYTIVLWMSDDVDIRELKKHLYRTDQDGYVQANYNYAWYNNPYFMTEELTQQHNRDVLDGQAKLTWDILPNFTIQGRTSARSQTLFEDMCSPKSYMNYGDSRDGNYKDWNTRQLNVDADVLATYSYSFSKNLALTVNGGASSFYRRYQQEYQSTDGLIVPRVYNLSNSQGPVSATNNLQKKAINSLYGTVNLDIYNAAFLTVTGRNDWSSTLPKGNNSYFYPSVALSTLISEYVKLPKAIDYLKAHGSWAVVSSDLDPYSITSSYNKSTMYGSTPSVTYPSALVNSNIKPQKTTSYELGLSSSFLKNRLSVELSYYHVIDENQIIDLPISEASGFTTRKVNGNVSTTNGLELVLGAEPIKGKNFSWSFTTNWTMDASKLTKVYNDMAKYGNLKKGDRMDALYATQWMKSASGEVILDATTGMPTKDSYVSNIGHANPDARYGFQNVFKIKKFRINVDFDGAIGGMMVSTTNQKMWWGGRHPKSVTWRDAEYAAGKAVYVPDGVVVTGGSLVRDVNGNVTSDTRTYQKNTTAVSWQTWCQNYPYRAVITEKESKEFANTFDRSYLKLRRLAVSYDLTNIIGKKTFKGLDLTVFGNNLFVLKNVPYVDPDFGSSDSSLQDPSARYVGVSATIKL, encoded by the coding sequence ATGAAGATTAAAATTCTACTTTCATTTTGCTTATTGTTTTTCACTGGCACATTGCTTTATAGTCAGGTTACAGTAAAAGGTGTTGTGAGGGATAAGTCGGGAGAAGCGCTTCCCGGAGTTTCGGTAAAAGTACTGAATAAGGCTGCTACAGGAACAGTTACCGGCATGGACGGACAATATTCCATTGATGTATCTCCGAAGGGAACACTTGAGTTTTCATTTATTGGTTTTTCCTCACAAAAGGTGGCGGTAAATGGCAAAACAATTATTGACGTAACAATGAGTGATCAATCTACAGAACTCGACGAAGTTGTGGTTACAGCTGTGGGTATTAAACAGCAGAAAAAGAAACTGGGCTATACTACTCAGCAGATTAATGCAAAGACTATAGAGGAATCCAGCTCTATAAATCTGGGTAACGCACTTACCGGACAGGTTGCCGGTCTTACAGTTACCAATCCTACCGGACTTTTTCAGGCTCCGGCATTTACTTTAAGAGGAAAAACTCCGCTGATTGTAGTGGATGGTATTCCTATTGAATCGGACTTGTTCGATGTTCCTAACGAGGATGTGGAAAATATCAATGTACTGAAAGGTACTTCAGCCTCAGCTTTGTATGGATCAAGAGGTAAGAACGGTGCTATTCTTATCACAACAAAGAAAGCAAAGAAAGAGGGATTGGAAGTAACTGCAAATGTTTCTTCCATGATTTCTGCCGGATTTACAGTGTTTCCTGAGACACAACATCAATATGGTAGTGGGTCGGAAGGTAAATATGAGTTCTGGGACGGTGCCGATGGTGGTATATCTGATGGTGATATGACCTGGGGACCTAAATATACTCCCGGATTGCTGGTAAAACAATGGAATAGCCCCATCCGTAACAAGCAAACAGGTGAAACAATTCCCTGGTGGGGAAATGTAGCCGGATCAATTTATGATAACCGTGCACTTTACGAACGTGTGCCTATTGCTTTTGAGCCTCATGATAACCTCAAAGAATTCCTTCGCACAGGTATTGTTACAAAAACTAATTTCTCGTTGGCTTACAAAGGAAAACGTTCAAATACTTATTTTTCGGGTAACTATGCCAATCAGCGCGGACAGGTTCCTAATACAAGTGTACAGACTGGCGGGCTGACTTTTAATAATGAATATAACGTTACTGATAACGTGAAGTTTAATGTGAATATGTCTTATAACAAAGTCTATTCACCAAATTATCCACGTTACGGTTATGGCCCAAAGAACCATATTTATACCATTGTACTGTGGATGAGTGACGATGTGGATATACGTGAATTGAAAAAACATCTTTATCGCACTGATCAGGATGGATATGTGCAGGCCAATTATAACTATGCATGGTACAACAATCCTTATTTCATGACCGAAGAGCTTACTCAGCAACATAACCGCGATGTACTTGATGGTCAGGCTAAATTAACATGGGATATCCTTCCAAACTTTACAATCCAGGGACGTACCTCGGCTCGTTCACAAACACTCTTTGAAGATATGTGCAGTCCAAAATCATACATGAATTATGGCGACTCACGTGATGGAAATTATAAGGATTGGAACACCCGTCAGCTGAATGTGGATGCTGATGTATTGGCTACTTACTCTTATTCATTTTCAAAGAATCTGGCATTGACTGTTAATGGAGGTGCTTCTTCTTTCTATCGCAGATACCAGCAGGAGTATCAATCAACTGATGGTCTTATTGTCCCCCGTGTTTATAACTTGAGCAATAGTCAGGGTCCGGTTTCTGCTACAAATAACCTTCAGAAAAAAGCGATCAACAGTCTTTATGGAACAGTGAATCTGGATATTTACAATGCAGCTTTTCTTACTGTGACAGGACGTAATGACTGGTCGTCAACTCTTCCAAAAGGAAATAACTCTTATTTCTATCCTTCAGTAGCATTGAGTACGCTTATTTCTGAATATGTAAAACTGCCAAAGGCCATTGATTACCTTAAAGCACATGGCTCATGGGCAGTAGTATCAAGTGATCTTGATCCTTATAGTATTACCTCTTCTTACAATAAGAGTACAATGTATGGTTCAACTCCTTCGGTTACTTATCCTTCTGCATTGGTTAACAGTAACATCAAGCCACAGAAAACAACCTCTTATGAATTGGGATTATCATCTTCTTTCTTAAAGAATCGTTTAAGTGTGGAACTGAGCTATTATCATGTAATTGATGAAAATCAGATTATCGACTTACCTATCTCTGAAGCTTCCGGATTTACCACTAGAAAAGTGAATGGAAACGTGAGTACAACCAACGGATTGGAGCTTGTGCTGGGTGCAGAGCCGATAAAGGGCAAAAACTTTAGCTGGAGCTTTACTACCAACTGGACTATGGATGCAAGTAAGCTTACTAAAGTATACAATGATATGGCGAAATACGGTAACCTGAAAAAGGGTGATCGCATGGATGCTCTTTATGCTACACAATGGATGAAAAGTGCTTCCGGAGAAGTTATCCTGGATGCAACAACCGGCATGCCTACCAAAGACAGTTATGTGAGTAATATTGGTCATGCAAATCCTGATGCCCGTTATGGATTTCAGAATGTATTCAAAATTAAAAAGTTCCGTATAAATGTAGACTTTGATGGCGCTATTGGCGGTATGATGGTTTCTACAACAAATCAGAAAATGTGGTGGGGCGGTCGTCATCCAAAGTCAGTAACATGGAGAGATGCTGAATATGCAGCAGGTAAAGCTGTTTATGTTCCCGATGGTGTAGTGGTTACAGGTGGTTCCTTGGTAAGAGACGTAAATGGAAATGTTACTTCGGATACACGTACTTATCAGAAAAATACTACAGCAGTGAGTTGGCAGACATGGTGCCAGAACTATCCTTACCGAGCAGTGATTACTGAAAAAGAAAGCAAGGAGTTTGCCAATACCTTTGACAGAAGTTATCTGAAATTGAGACGTCTGGCTGTTTCTTATGACCTCACTAACATTATAGGCAAGAAAACATTTAAAGGACTCGATCTGACCGTTTTCGGAAACAACCTGTTTGTGCTGAAGAATGTTCCTTATGTTGATCCTGATTTTGGTTCTTCGGATAGCAGTTTGCAAGATCCTTCTGCTCGTTATGTAGGTGTTAGTGCAACAATAAAACTATAA
- a CDS encoding SusD/RagB family nutrient-binding outer membrane lipoprotein — protein MKRILSIIFTSLLVFSSCTNFEELNTDPNNPTTTHPRLLLTNICWNTFSESSLDPLYASRYIVQSDGENSEQFYKWNRGSFSYYTNLKDVNKMQQEAEKISANGYVALAHFFRAYYFYNLTMTFGDVPYSEALKGETNANYTPVYDTQENVFKGILSELKSANEILSKESDNLSGDVIFGGDITKWRKTVNAFRLKVLLTLSKRANDASSTVKSDFAAIVASEPLMTSSADNAQLVYLDQEGNRYPMFNSSTFGSGMYMDSTFVALLADKKDPRLFTFCTQTKNAKSGGLAVNDFSGYNGGDPAAPYATVNAKAVAGNISKPHSRFYASATNEPQILIGYSEQELILAEAIVRGWITGDASTHYEAAIKASFKFYETYAADYASYLGESSVSAYIASSKNSLAGLSSEQKIERIVDQKYIQSYFQGMWTPFFEYLRTGYPAFRRQSGVEVPKRWMYPQAEYNNNAANVKAALDRQFSGQDRISDALWWEK, from the coding sequence ATGAAACGAATCTTATCAATCATATTTACATCCTTACTGGTGTTTTCTTCATGTACCAACTTTGAAGAATTGAATACTGATCCTAATAACCCAACGACAACGCATCCCAGACTATTGTTGACCAATATTTGCTGGAATACATTCAGTGAGAGCAGCCTTGATCCGCTTTATGCATCAAGATATATTGTTCAGTCTGATGGTGAGAATAGTGAACAGTTCTATAAATGGAACCGAGGCTCTTTTTCCTATTATACCAATTTGAAAGATGTGAATAAGATGCAGCAAGAAGCTGAAAAGATATCTGCCAACGGATATGTGGCTTTGGCCCATTTCTTCCGTGCATATTACTTCTATAACCTGACAATGACTTTTGGTGATGTTCCATATTCTGAAGCTCTGAAAGGAGAAACAAATGCTAATTATACTCCCGTTTACGATACTCAGGAGAATGTGTTCAAAGGAATATTGTCTGAATTGAAATCAGCAAATGAAATTCTTTCAAAAGAATCGGATAATCTCTCAGGAGATGTTATCTTTGGAGGAGATATTACAAAGTGGAGAAAGACTGTGAATGCTTTCCGGTTAAAGGTATTGCTTACACTTAGCAAACGGGCAAATGATGCTTCCAGTACTGTGAAATCAGATTTTGCTGCTATTGTGGCCAGTGAGCCTTTGATGACTTCATCTGCTGACAATGCACAGTTAGTATATCTGGATCAGGAAGGAAACAGATATCCAATGTTCAATAGTAGTACGTTTGGCTCGGGAATGTATATGGATTCTACTTTTGTGGCTTTGCTGGCCGACAAGAAAGATCCACGTTTATTCACATTCTGTACGCAAACAAAGAATGCGAAGAGTGGCGGATTGGCAGTGAATGATTTCAGTGGTTACAACGGTGGTGATCCTGCTGCACCTTATGCAACGGTAAATGCAAAAGCGGTGGCCGGAAACATTTCGAAGCCTCATTCCCGCTTTTATGCCAGTGCAACAAATGAGCCTCAGATATTGATTGGCTATTCAGAGCAGGAACTTATTCTGGCTGAGGCTATAGTACGTGGATGGATTACGGGAGATGCATCAACTCATTATGAAGCTGCAATTAAGGCATCGTTTAAGTTTTACGAAACGTATGCAGCTGATTATGCAAGCTATCTGGGAGAATCATCAGTTTCTGCCTATATTGCTTCTTCAAAGAACTCTTTGGCAGGATTGAGCAGTGAACAAAAGATAGAACGAATTGTTGACCAGAAATACATACAATCCTATTTTCAGGGTATGTGGACGCCTTTTTTTGAATATCTACGCACTGGTTATCCTGCATTCAGAAGACAGAGCGGGGTGGAAGTTCCTAAAAGATGGATGTATCCGCAGGCAGAGTATAATAACAATGCGGCAAATGTGAAAGCTGCTCTTGACAGGCAATTCAGTGGTCAGGACAGAATCAGCGATGCACTTTGGTGGGAGAAATAA
- a CDS encoding metallophosphoesterase family protein → MKKVQVLLVMLLLAVTLPSLAKSPELKFRNDKFKIIQFTDIHWNSDHKYKIYNDSTEMMMRQVIEAEKPDLVILTGDISVSKGAKEGWEQVTRPMTDLKVPFAVTFGNHDTESDMPKLEVLKYLQSNPFNLTQDSGEEVDGVGNSTLAVKSSESDKDSWLIYLFDSHAYTNDSIMGYYDWIKKSQIDWYVDQSNKFTEKNGEVVPALAFFHIPLPEYEYVRNQKSTLGNHSEEVCSPRINSGLFWAFLQQKDVMATFVGHDHNDDFIGSLANIHLAYGRKSGYVNAYKEILERGARVIELHEKEKEVRTYIRTLSGTSLEYSFKK, encoded by the coding sequence ATGAAGAAAGTACAAGTATTATTGGTAATGTTGCTGCTTGCAGTGACATTACCTTCATTGGCAAAATCTCCTGAATTAAAGTTCAGGAATGATAAGTTTAAAATAATTCAGTTTACAGACATTCACTGGAACAGCGATCACAAGTACAAAATCTATAATGATAGTACAGAGATGATGATGCGCCAGGTGATTGAGGCAGAAAAGCCCGATCTTGTAATACTCACAGGCGATATTTCTGTATCCAAAGGGGCTAAAGAGGGATGGGAGCAAGTAACCCGTCCAATGACCGACTTAAAAGTTCCTTTTGCTGTAACATTTGGCAATCATGATACCGAAAGTGACATGCCAAAACTGGAAGTTCTTAAATACCTACAGAGCAATCCTTTCAACTTGACTCAGGATTCAGGGGAGGAAGTAGACGGAGTGGGCAATAGCACATTGGCTGTAAAGTCATCAGAAAGTGATAAAGATTCATGGCTCATTTATCTTTTCGATTCTCATGCATATACAAATGATTCTATAATGGGATATTATGACTGGATAAAGAAAAGTCAGATTGACTGGTATGTAGATCAAAGCAATAAGTTTACTGAAAAGAACGGTGAAGTGGTACCGGCACTGGCATTCTTTCACATTCCTTTGCCGGAATATGAGTATGTGAGAAATCAGAAAAGTACATTGGGTAATCACTCAGAAGAAGTTTGTTCCCCACGAATTAACAGCGGGCTCTTTTGGGCATTCCTTCAGCAGAAAGATGTGATGGCTACCTTTGTGGGACACGATCATAATGATGATTTTATTGGCTCACTGGCAAATATTCATTTGGCTTATGGAAGGAAATCCGGTTACGTCAACGCTTACAAGGAGATTCTTGAAAGAGGAGCGAGAGTGATTGAGCTCCATGAAAAAGAGAAGGAAGTCAGGACATATATCCGAACTCTGAGTGGTACTTCTTTGGAATATAGTTTTAAGAAATAA
- a CDS encoding Pls/PosA family non-ribosomal peptide synthetase, which yields MFLESFFESSLFLYPCSIAIEQGDTIYTYVEVDKAANKLAHLLKSKGIGPEDKVVILLPRMALVPIAMLAVLKSGAAYIPLDPEIPAERVNFIMRDASAKLLITSDTILGRVGAQLNSHPIFNIDKQLSETDTFPDTKPEVLNRSANNLCYIIYTSGTTGQPKGVLLEHRNVANYISAVKKIYPIDDTDRALQGFSVSFDASVEEIWVPLSVGATLVIGTFEIMRSGDRFASILNSLDITFLSCAPTLLSMVKEDIPGLKILIFGGEVCSKDIATRWCKQDRVVFNTYGPTEATVIATYSVLKPFEEVTIGRPLQGYDVLLVNEQLEPIANGEEGEILIGGESIARGYLNRDELTAKKFIETDKFKGVSERYYRTGDLAKYAPNGELIFLGRADAQVKVRGFRVELAEIEGLLTKCEGVQASAVALDSNTQQLAAYVVLRKDEDIDRDGIAKLLRQTLPYYMIPSTLDVITSLPMTPSQKIDRNKLPSPQTPLTFSAQKTIIPPSSVIETEMVKIIAKNIQRDDISMDDNFFDDLGGHSLLAAIVVSEMRELKMFENMSVVDVYKFPILSDLACELEKKVPKDTVLPKVRDIYTPSKRSYYTCSFFQGLSLLFLILLFGMEWLGPFIVYSYYYQAESGVTYSLFMSLLMYFAILPVLSAFAIGFKWVVIGKIKPGKYKLWGSYYFRFWIVDKVINICPIIYFTGTSIMNIFLRSVGAKIGKNTYINTSAISVFDLLHVGDNVSICTDSHLRGYVIADGYLKIGAIEIEDDAFIGTRCCLAHNTKMEKNSSIEDLTLIPEDCTIPENENWGGSPASKIGINQHRDSIKLWSWKYSLLSLIGIFLIPLITMVAYFPGMMLITHLDYLSEKYHFLWITIVVGFSFVVLLALIITILKWVMLGNIKEGKYPVNSLFYYKKWFFDQLMKLSLQVIGTLYTTLYLQIWFKMLGVKMGKRVEISTVEFISPDLLVTGDECFLADSVSVGASYVRNGYIDIAKTYIGNRTFVGNSAVISPNTHLGNDVLVGVLSKMENKNLPAKDGTSWFGSPAVFLPKRDINRDFSAERTYKPTRKLFFLRYSIEFFRVILPATLFILFAALITNVISYLQVEKDFDQLLLVFPFLYIGAAILGILVTALLKWIVIGRYSPAKKPLWSNYVWRSELITGVYENFLVLFVMNILTGTPFIKYPLRLLGCKIGKRVCLYTTQITEFDLIKIDDDSVLNDNCTLQTHLFEDRVMKMSYVDIGKECSVGGMAVVLYDSKMEDCSILEPLSVLMKNETLPANNCFVGAPAIKT from the coding sequence ATGTTCTTAGAAAGCTTTTTTGAAAGTTCATTATTTTTATATCCCTGTTCAATAGCTATTGAACAAGGAGACACAATTTATACTTATGTTGAGGTTGATAAAGCTGCCAACAAGTTAGCTCACCTGCTTAAGTCGAAAGGCATTGGCCCGGAAGATAAAGTTGTTATTTTGTTGCCTCGGATGGCTCTGGTGCCTATTGCGATGCTTGCTGTATTAAAATCAGGAGCAGCCTATATTCCGCTTGATCCTGAAATACCTGCAGAAAGAGTAAACTTTATTATGCGGGATGCCAGTGCCAAACTGCTTATTACCTCAGATACGATTCTTGGCCGTGTTGGAGCACAACTTAATTCTCACCCGATATTCAATATTGATAAGCAGCTTTCTGAAACAGATACTTTCCCCGATACCAAGCCCGAAGTGCTGAACCGTTCGGCAAATAATTTATGCTACATTATTTATACCTCGGGAACCACCGGACAACCCAAAGGGGTGTTACTGGAACACAGGAATGTGGCAAACTATATTTCCGCAGTAAAGAAAATCTATCCTATAGATGATACCGACCGGGCCTTACAAGGATTTTCTGTCTCCTTTGATGCTTCTGTGGAAGAAATATGGGTACCACTTTCAGTAGGTGCCACCCTGGTTATAGGAACGTTTGAAATAATGCGTTCGGGTGATAGGTTTGCTTCCATACTCAACAGCCTTGATATCACATTTCTTTCATGTGCACCTACCTTGCTTTCAATGGTAAAAGAGGATATTCCGGGTTTGAAAATACTCATTTTCGGCGGTGAGGTTTGTTCCAAGGATATTGCTACCCGTTGGTGTAAACAGGATCGGGTAGTGTTTAATACTTACGGGCCAACAGAAGCTACCGTCATTGCAACTTATTCAGTATTGAAACCATTTGAAGAAGTAACAATAGGCAGGCCGCTACAAGGTTATGATGTTTTACTGGTCAATGAACAATTGGAACCCATTGCAAATGGTGAAGAAGGTGAGATACTTATTGGTGGAGAAAGTATTGCGCGTGGATATTTGAACAGAGATGAATTAACCGCTAAGAAATTTATTGAAACAGATAAATTCAAGGGAGTTAGTGAACGATATTACCGCACTGGCGACTTGGCAAAGTACGCACCTAACGGTGAACTTATTTTCTTAGGGAGAGCTGATGCACAAGTCAAAGTTCGTGGGTTCAGAGTAGAACTGGCCGAGATTGAAGGTCTGCTTACTAAATGTGAAGGTGTGCAAGCGTCTGCTGTGGCACTTGACAGTAACACTCAGCAACTGGCCGCGTATGTGGTGCTGCGGAAAGATGAAGATATAGACCGCGACGGAATAGCTAAGTTGTTGCGACAAACACTTCCGTATTACATGATTCCTTCTACGCTTGATGTTATTACTTCTTTGCCCATGACACCGAGCCAAAAGATTGATAGAAACAAATTGCCGTCTCCACAAACACCATTGACTTTTTCTGCGCAGAAAACAATTATACCGCCTTCATCGGTTATAGAAACTGAGATGGTAAAAATCATTGCAAAAAACATTCAAAGGGATGATATCTCAATGGACGACAATTTCTTTGATGACTTGGGAGGCCATTCATTATTGGCAGCAATTGTTGTTTCTGAGATGCGTGAATTGAAAATGTTCGAGAATATGTCGGTGGTCGACGTTTACAAATTTCCTATACTCTCTGATCTGGCTTGTGAACTGGAGAAGAAAGTACCAAAAGACACCGTTCTTCCAAAAGTACGAGACATTTATACACCATCTAAACGGAGCTATTATACTTGTTCCTTCTTTCAGGGATTATCCCTGCTCTTTTTGATCCTGCTTTTTGGAATGGAATGGCTAGGACCATTTATTGTATATTCCTACTATTACCAGGCCGAAAGTGGAGTTACATATTCTTTGTTTATGAGTCTTTTAATGTATTTTGCCATATTGCCGGTACTTTCAGCATTTGCCATTGGGTTTAAATGGGTTGTTATCGGGAAAATAAAACCGGGAAAATACAAGCTGTGGGGAAGTTATTATTTTAGGTTCTGGATAGTGGATAAGGTGATTAATATTTGCCCGATTATCTACTTTACAGGAACCTCTATAATGAACATTTTTCTTAGATCAGTGGGAGCAAAAATAGGGAAGAACACTTATATAAACACCTCTGCCATATCAGTATTCGACTTGTTACATGTTGGAGACAATGTGAGCATTTGCACAGATTCTCACTTAAGGGGGTATGTTATTGCAGATGGTTACTTAAAAATAGGTGCCATAGAAATTGAAGATGATGCTTTCATCGGTACAAGATGTTGCCTGGCTCATAACACAAAAATGGAGAAGAATAGCTCTATTGAAGATCTTACGCTTATCCCCGAGGATTGCACTATTCCCGAAAATGAAAACTGGGGCGGATCACCTGCTTCTAAAATTGGGATTAACCAACACCGGGATAGCATAAAACTTTGGTCGTGGAAGTATTCATTACTTTCACTGATAGGTATTTTTCTTATTCCACTTATCACAATGGTTGCCTATTTCCCAGGGATGATGTTAATAACGCATTTAGATTATTTGTCGGAAAAATATCACTTCCTTTGGATTACAATCGTAGTAGGTTTTTCATTTGTAGTGCTGCTTGCCCTAATTATTACGATACTGAAATGGGTGATGCTGGGAAATATCAAAGAAGGTAAATATCCTGTAAATAGTTTATTCTATTACAAGAAATGGTTTTTCGATCAGCTGATGAAGTTAAGTCTGCAAGTAATAGGTACTCTTTACACCACGCTTTATCTTCAGATTTGGTTTAAGATGCTGGGAGTGAAGATGGGTAAGCGTGTGGAAATATCAACCGTAGAGTTTATCTCGCCCGACTTGTTGGTCACCGGTGACGAATGTTTTCTGGCCGATTCTGTCTCTGTCGGTGCATCTTACGTCCGAAACGGATATATTGACATAGCCAAAACATATATAGGAAACCGTACTTTTGTTGGCAATAGTGCAGTGATTAGTCCAAATACACATTTAGGAAATGATGTGTTGGTTGGGGTACTTTCAAAAATGGAAAATAAAAACTTACCGGCAAAAGACGGTACATCATGGTTTGGATCTCCAGCTGTTTTCTTACCCAAAAGAGATATTAACCGGGACTTCTCGGCCGAGCGTACCTATAAACCCACCAGGAAACTCTTTTTTCTACGTTACTCCATAGAGTTTTTCCGTGTGATTCTGCCTGCAACACTTTTCATTCTTTTTGCTGCACTCATCACAAACGTTATTTCCTATTTGCAAGTAGAAAAAGACTTTGATCAGTTACTTCTTGTTTTTCCGTTCCTCTATATTGGTGCGGCTATTCTGGGCATTTTGGTTACAGCTTTGCTAAAGTGGATTGTTATAGGCAGATATTCACCCGCTAAGAAACCCCTTTGGAGCAATTACGTGTGGAGAAGTGAACTTATAACCGGTGTTTATGAAAACTTCTTAGTGCTTTTTGTTATGAACATACTCACCGGAACACCCTTTATAAAGTACCCATTACGTTTGTTAGGCTGCAAAATAGGAAAGAGAGTTTGCCTGTATACCACCCAAATTACTGAGTTCGATTTAATAAAAATAGACGATGATTCTGTTTTGAATGACAATTGTACACTACAAACGCACCTTTTTGAAGACCGGGTTATGAAAATGTCTTATGTAGACATTGGAAAAGAGTGTAGTGTTGGTGGTATGGCAGTAGTGCTTTACGACTCAAAAATGGAAGATTGTTCTATTCTGGAACCACTATCAGTTCTGATGAAAAACGAAACACTCCCGGCAAACAACTGTTTTGTTGGAGCTCCGGCTATCAAGACTTAA